One window from the genome of Falco peregrinus isolate bFalPer1 chromosome 15, bFalPer1.pri, whole genome shotgun sequence encodes:
- the TTC36 gene encoding tetratricopeptide repeat protein 36, with amino-acid sequence MATANDRAVLHTIFNPSTPFGDIPGLDEEEEEDAQDEGEGFAQELLEQVRDLELQGVSAAESGDVSTALERFSEAIHLLPERASGYNNRAQALRLRGDVAGALRDLDTAIRLSRGRGRAACQSFVQRGLIRQLHAQDEDARQDFEQAARLGSTFARRQLVLLNPYSALCNQMLCEMLGRLRNPGGTGSE; translated from the exons ATGGCCACGGCGAACGACAGGGCCGTCCTGCATACCATCTTTAACCCCAGCACCCCTTTTGGGGATATCCCTGGGctggatgaggaggaggaggaagatgccCAGGATGAAG GGGAAGGCTTCGCGCAGGAACTGCTGGAGCAGGTCCGGgacctggagctgcagggggTTTCTGCTGCCGAGTCGGGGGACGTGAGCACGGCCCTGGAGAGGTTCAGCGAGGCTATCCACCTGCTGCCAGAGCGTGCCTCAGGCTACAACAACCGGGCACAGGCCCTGCGGCTGCGGGGGGACGTGGCAG GCGCCCTGCGGGACCTGGATACAGCCATCCGCCTgagccggggccgcggccgtgCCGCCTGCCAGAGCTTCGTGCAGCGTGGCCTGATCCGCCAGCTGCACGCTCAGGACGAGGACGCCCGGCAGGACTTCGAGCAGGCGGCGCGGCTGGGCAGCACCTTTGCCCGGCGGCAGCTGGTGCTCCTGAACCCCTACTCGGCACTCTGCAACCAGATGCTCTGTGAGATGCTGGGGCGGCTGCGCAACCCTGGTGGCACCGGCAGCGAGTGA
- the TMEM25 gene encoding LOW QUALITY PROTEIN: transmembrane protein 25 (The sequence of the model RefSeq protein was modified relative to this genomic sequence to represent the inferred CDS: inserted 3 bases in 2 codons) yields the protein MTGGHGEGSSSCPGRRVSGRSCTLLGRAWGHGGGRTDPAGGVARSRAGXRPCAACTALRAXQSRTAGRAGSGSGDAPGLGELGPTINGRALAVCTLREEESRVFTCRTARPVPGTALVWYLNGQKHEANCSATGAASTLTLTARRADRELSCSLTDPVSGKTYNASVLLDVQYKPEILRADAHYQVDGTGILLVLFALVQANPPASVTWVDQDGHVMGNTSEFLLLGAIHYPGLSNHSLRIHLSSAAGNFSLSAANSVGVATASLLPPGLLDARVKLPLLGVVVGAALALGTLLSLGSCAAYLACCRPKPVPGKGQAGGSSPLGQCSHSSEHVQPWGTRLPRQTQSLPPNLHLVDLMQEARASPKDVRASASAEESTLPGLEHSLVLSKLSEGTWAGFVQLPTSGRVYKMPSTSSEEIWL from the exons ATGacgggggggcacggggagggTTCTAGCTCCTGCCCTGGCCGGAGGGTCTCTGGCCGTTCTTGCACGCTGCTGGGCCGTGCCTGGGGCCACGGGGGCGGCAGGACCGACCCGGCGGGGGGGGTCGCTCGCAGCCGTGCCG ACCGCCCCTGCGCCGCGTGCACAGCCCTGCGGGC GCAGAGCCGCACTGCGGGCCGGGCTGGAAGCGGCAGCGGCGATGCTCCAG ggctgggggagctaGGCCCCACCATCAACGGGCGGGCGCTGGCGGTGTGCACgctgagggaggaggagagccgTGTCTTCACCTGCCGGACCGCCCGGCCGGTCCCCGGCACCGCGCTGGTGTGGTACCTCAACGGCCAGAAGCACGAAGCAAACTGCTCGGCCAcgggtgctgccagcaccctcACCCTCACTGCCCGGCGCGCCGACCGtgagctcagctgctccctgacaGACCCGGTCTCTGGCAAGACCTACAACGCCTCAGTCCTCCTCGACGTGCAGT ATAAGCCAGAGATCCTGCGGGCAGATGCCCACTACCAGGTCGATGGCACTGGGATTCTCCTGGTGCTCTTTGCGCTGGTGCAAGCCAACCCACCTGCCAGCGTCACCTGGGTGGACCAGGACGGGCACGTGATGGGAAACACCTCAGAGTTCCTCCTCTTGGGTGCCATACATTACCCAGGCCTATCCAACCACTCGCTCCGCATCCACCTCAGCAGTGCAGCTGGCAACTTCTCTCTCAGCGCTGCCAACAGTGTGGGTGTTGCCactgcctccctcctgcccccag GGCTGCTGGATGCCCGTGTGAAGCTGCCCCTCCTGGGCGTTGTTGTTGGAGCAGCCCTGGCCCTGGGCACCTTGCTCAGCCTGGGTTCCTGCGCTGCCTACCTGGCATGCTGCCGGCCCAAGCCAGTGCCAGGTAAGGGtcaggcaggagggagcagcccGCTCGGCCAGTGCTCCCACAGCTCCGAGCAtgtgcagccctggggcacacGCCTGCCTCGCCAGACTCAATCCCTGCCACCCAACCTGCACCTCGTCGACCTGATGCAGGAGGCCAGAG CTTCTCCCAAGGATGTAAGAGCTAGTGCCAGCGCGGAGGAGAGCacactgccagggctggagcactcCTTAGTTCTCAGCAAGCTCAGTGAGGGGACGTGGGCAG GTTTTGTCCAGCTCCCGACATCCGGGCGCGTCTACAAAATGCCCAGCACGAGCAGTGAAGAGATCTGGCTGTGA